A region of the Corynebacterium falsenii genome:
GGCTTCACGCTCGGCGATGGCTTGGAGCTCGAGCTGCTGCTAGCCGGAGCCGAAGCCCCCTCCCCGCCCGACGACCCGGAATCGCTGCATCCCGCCAGAATCAGCGCCGCCGCACTGAGCGCAGACACTGCCACGAGCGGGGTATGAAATGGCTTTTCTTTTCCTGCCATGGTGATTTCCTCCATTGTGCCTATTCGATCGCAATCCGATTGCAACAATCTTTCGACGCACACTCTTCCCCCTTCACTTTAGGCAGAATTCCGCGAAAATCTTTGAATTCTGGCCGACTCGATTTAGTTTCCAATGATCGACGCCACCAGCCTCCCCTGCACCACACCACGTAGGGCTCAAACGTGTGCTCTCCCCCGGGAACGCCGACGAGGCTGCCATTTCACTCGAAGCAGCAGAAGGGCGTTTCGAATCCACCGGGGCTTTTCCTCGTCCGATGAATACGTCCCCACAATGGTGCACGGAATTCCCAACGGAAAAGCTCACGAACGGCATGCTGAAAATAGCACCGTTGGGCCTGGGATCGGTCAGCAGCACTAACACCCCCGTTCTTGCTGTTTTCTTGCATCCCTAAGCTCTGCCCGCGCGCTCTGCAGCTCTGCCCGCGCCGCTTCCAGCTCCTCTTTCAAGGCCCGGATATCCGCCCGGTACAGGTCGATCCGCTCGTCCACCTGCTCTTTGTCCCACCGCGGCTTGATGTGCTTCGTGCAATTGCGATCCGCCGCAACCACGTCCACCACCATCGCCCTCAGCACCTTCGAGCGGATCTCCCGATCCCCCAGATCCCGCAGCGTGGCCACCAAATCCGGATCCTCATCCAGCTCCACCACCTTTGCGTGCCCGAACACTTTCAGGCGCGTGCGGGTGGGATAGTCAATGAAGAACATCGCCACCCGCCCATCGCGGTCCACATTTCCCGTGGTCACGTACTGGTTGTTCCCCGCCATCTCCAACCACCCAAGCTGCCGCTCCCCCAGCACGTGGACAAACCCGCGTGGCCCGCCGCGGTGCTGCACGTACGGCCACCCAGCGCCGGTCACCGTGGACAGGAAGAAGGAATCCGCCCCGCGAATCAAGGCCAGGTCGGCCGGGTCGAATTCAAACGGTCCGACCCGTTCGGGCAAGGTGGTGCCGATGGACGCCTGGCGGCGTCGGACGAAAGAATCGTAGGCCAGCTGCTCATAGGTAGTCACACACCCCAGCCTAAAACCCAGCCCACGCCCCAGGGGCCGGTTACGCTAATCGCGGTAGCCCTGCGCGCCCGCGTTCTCCCCGCGGTTCAGCCACGCGTACAGCGAGCCAATCAGCACACCACCGCCCAGCAGATTGCCCAGGAAAGCCATGCCCCAGTTCGTCAGCACATGGGCTGGATCCAGGTGCGGCAGTCCGCCATCGATGGTGAAAAACGACAGCGAGAACAGCGAAAAGTTCGCGATCAAGTGGTCCAGGCCCAGCACCACGAAGATGCCGATGACAAACTGTGTGAAGAAGAACTTGCCCGCGTAGTCCTTGATCAGCAGGCTGCCCACCACGGCCATGTTGACCACGAAGTTCGCGGCCGTGGCCTCGAGGAAGATGCCCGTCGGGGTCTTCGTCAGCTTTCCCTCGGTTAGCGTGCCCAGCAGGTGATCCGGCCCGATGCCTCCCAGCTTCGCGGATTGGCCGATGATCACGGCCACGAGAATCGCCCCCACCAGGTTAAACACCGTAGTCACCACGATGATGAGCAGCGCCTTCGGCCACGAGAGCTCCCGGCGTGACGCCCCGAAGCACATAAACATCATCGTGCCCGTGGCCAGCTCCGCGCCGAGTAGCAGGATCGAGGCCAGACCGATGAAGAACAGCATCCCGAACACGAACGCGCCCGTACCCGGCGCGACCTTCTCCGCGGCCGCACCGCCCACCGCGGCGAAGGCAGTGCCGAGCGTCAGATACGCGCCCGCAAGGATCGCCCGCACGCTGTAGCGCGGAAGGTCGTGGGTGAACAGCCCCGTTTTCTTGCGGGCGGCTTTCGTCGCCGCTTCGTTGAACGCGCCCGCGGGAATCTCGCGCGGCTGGGTGGGGGTCGTCTCGCCCATGGTTGCTCTCCTCACGTCTGGGCCCGGCATGCCAGTGTTAGCCGTGAGTCATTGTAAACGTTTGTGCCCTATAACCAGTACGTTTCCACAGATTCGCCCTCCCGAACGAGGGTGTCCGCGGGGATCCGCAGCAGCACCGTCGCCGTCGCTGATTGCGCCAGCAGATGCGATCCACGCCCGCCGATCGGCCGGGAGCGCAGTGTTCCTTCTTTGTTCTCGACGCCGCCACGCACGAAACACTCCCGCCCCGCGATGCCCTGCACATCCTCCCCGGCAATGGTGGTGAACGGGGGCTGCGCCTCCCCCAAGGTCGGCGCGACGAACAGGCGGAAACTCACCGCCGTGGACACGGGGTTGCCCGGCAGGCAGATCACCGGGGTGTCGCGGAAAGTGGCGAGCCCTTGCGGCCCGCCCGGTTGCTGGCTGACGTGGCCGAACCATCCGCCATGGGGTTCCAGCACCTGGCGGACGACCTCGAACTTGCCGTGGCTGATGCCGCCGCTGGTGATGATCGCATCGGGGCGGTATTCGCTGATGGCGCTGGTCAGCGCCGCTTCCAGTGCCTCGGGGGAATCGGAGGTGCTGATGTGTGCGGCCACCTCGATATGGTGGCGGTCGCAGAGGGCGGCGAGCATGGGGCCGTTGGCGTCTGGGATCTGGGCTGCGCCGCTGCCGCCGATCTCCTCGCCACCGGTGCAGATCACCACTCGGGCGGGCCGCAGCACGGGCAGGTCCTGCACCCCCAGCAGTGCCGCCGCGCCGACAGTGCGGGCGTTGACGCGGTGGCCTGCGGGGAAGAGCTCCGCACCTTTCGCCAAGTCGCTGCCGGCGCGGCGGATGAACTGCCCGCGGTCGGTGGCGGGTATTCGGACGTTCCCGCCGGTCACGAACTCGGGTGGGTCACAGCGTTCCACTGGGACGATCGCTGCGGTACCCGCTGGGATGCGAGCACCAGTCATGATCGGTGCGAGGTGGGTGCTGATGGCGTCGGGATAAAGACGAGAAGGATCCGCACCGGCGGCGATGGTGGGGCCGACCGGGAAAACCCCGCCGGACAAGTGTTCTGCGGACAGGGCGTAGCCGTCCATCTGCGAGTTATCGAATGCGGGGGAATCCTGGGGCGCGGCGACTGCGGCGGCGAGGGTGCGGCCGATCGTGCGGGATGCGGGGAGGGTCACCACGGGGCGCGGGCAGAGCTCGCGGAGTGTGCGGCTGACTTCGGCGAGGTGCTCCTCGGGGGTGCGGGTGTGGCTCATGATGTCCTTCCTACACTGCTTATTCTGCTCGCTGTGCTCGCCCTACTTACTGCGCTGATCACGCGCACGGCCACCACCGCAGCGATGACGAAGAGGTAGATGCCCAACAGCAGGATGCAGGCCCCGAGGGCCTGGTCCATGTCGCCGGAGCTCAAGCCCAAGGAGACGAGCAGCGGGATGGTGCGGGATTCCCCGGCGATATTGCCCGCGAAGGTGATGGTGGCGCCGAACTCGCTGAGGGACCGGGCGAAGCTCAGCACCGCGCCGGTGGCCATGCCCGGCGCGGCCAGCGGAATCACGATGTGGCGCAAGGTCTCGGTACGGCTCGCGCCCTCGGTGGCGGCGGCTTCCTCGAGGCGGCGGGGAATGGCGGCTAGGGCGGTGACGGTCGTGGCGACGAAAAAAGGCAGAGACACAAACACCTGCACCATCATCACACCCAGGGTCGTGTACGCCAGGTGGATACCCACCGAATCCAGCCAACCGCCCACGATGCCGCGGCGACCCCAGAAAAAGATCATCGCGAGACCCGAGACCACCGGGGAGAGCACCAGCGGTGCGTACACGAGCAACTGCACGGCGGCCACGGCGGCTTTCGAAAAGCCCGATAGCGGACCCGATCCGCGGCGGTCCGCCAAGGCGAACCACCGGCGCAGCCACAGCGACAGGGGAAAGCCCAGCACCACGCACACCACCGTGGAGACGGTGGCGGTCACCAGCGAGAGCACGAAGGCCTGCCGAGCCTCCTGCGTGCTCACCAGCTGCGGCACCTGCGACCACGGGATCGAGGCGACGAGTCCCACCAGCGGTCCGGCCACCACAAGCAGGCCCACCACCGCGAAGGGCAGCAGCCAACGCGGCGTGGCGAGATTGCGGGACTTCACGGACATGGCGGACGCGACAGGCATGGCTGCTAGGTGGCCGGGGTGAATCCGTAGCGGGCGAGGATCTGCTGGGCGGTGTCCGTGTTCAGCCATTCGGTGAAGGCCTTGGCGGTGGCGTTGTCCCGGCCGCGGGTGGTGAGCGCCACGGGGTATTGGTTGGGTTCCACGCCGTTGATATCAATGGCCGTGACTCCCTTGTCTGCCTGGGCTTTCACGTCGGTGGAGTACATAAAGCCGGCATCGACCTCACCGGTGGCGACCTTCGTGGACACACTGGCCACGTTCGGTTCCTCGGAGGGTTTGTCGAGCGTAATGCCCTTGGCCTCTAGGGCACTGTGGGCGATGGTGCCGCAGGGCACCTGTGGGGCGCAGATCGCCACGCGCTTGCCGGAGAGATCCTCGATGGAGTTGATGTGCCCCGGGTTGCCCTGCGGCAATGCGAGCACCAGGGTGTTCGTGGCGATGACGTGCGCCTGCGCCCCCTCGAAGTCCTGGGTAGACAGCGCCTTGGTCATGTTCTTCTGGTTCGCGCTGATGAACACGTCCGCCGGTGCACCCTGCTCGATCTGGCGCACGAGGTCGGAGGATCCGCCGTAGCTCCACGTCAGCGAGGCATCGGGATAGGCGGCGGTGAACACTGCGGTGAGCTCGTCTCCCACTGGTTTCATCGAGGCGGCCGCGAAGATGGTGGCGGGCCCGGACACGGCGGCGCGTTCGGCGCTGGCAGTGCTGGGATTACTGCTGCCGTTGCCGCTTTCCTTGCCACTGCCATTGTCCTCGCTGCTGCAAGCCCCGAGCCCCGCGATGGCGAGCGCCAGCACCGCCACGAGCACGCCGATGCGCAGAATCCACACGAGCAGCTGCCGCTTCTGCGTCGAGGCATCGGTGCGTTGGGGGTTGTCGGGAGTCGGGGTCATGGGGTGGGCGTGTCCTGCCTTGTCTCGGGGTCGTGCCGGGTATCCCTGGCACGGCCATCAGCAACGTGGTCTAGCATGGAAACTCACTCTGGTGTGAGGTCGTTCGTGTTCCCACTCTATCCAACGCGCGCGACCGATCTACCGACTGTCAGCCCACCCACCATCAGCCCATCGTCGATCCGCAGGAGGTGTTCCCGCCGTGGTATCTCCCACCGCCCCTCGCCTCCTCGCCGATCAGTTTGGCCGCGTCGCCGACGACCTGCGCATCTCCCTGATCGACAAGTGCAATCTGCGTTGCACGTACTGCATGCCCGCCGAAGGCATGGAGTGGCTGCCCACCGGCGACCTCCTCACCGCCGAGGAAGCCGTGCGCCTCGCTGACATCGGCGTGCGCACCTTCGGAGTCAAAGACATCCGGTTCACCGGTGGCGAGCCGCTGGTCCGCAAGGACTTAGCGGACATCATCGCGGGAGTGCGCGAGCTGCACCCGGGTGTCTCCATCGCGCTGACCACCAACGCCCTCGGCCTGGATAAGCGCATCGATTCCCTCGTCCGCGCGGGCCTGACCCGCATCAATGTCAGCCTCGATACGATCCGCCGCGACACGTTCGCGACCATCACTCGCAGGGATCGGCTGGACCAGGTTGTTTCTGGTATCGACGCCGCCAGGCGCGCCGGCCTCGCGCCCATCAAAGTCAACGCGGTGATGATGCGCGGCCTGAACGACGGCCAAGCGCCCGAGCTGCTGCAGTGGTGCCTCGACCGCGACCTTCAGCTGCGCTTCATCGAGCAAATGCCGCTGGATGCCGACCGGCACTGGGCCCGCGAGAACCTTGTGAGCGCCCAGGAGATCCGCGATTCCCTGGCCACCCGCTTCGATCTCAGCCCGCACCCGGCGCCGCGCGGGTCGGCACCGGCGCAGCTGTGGGACGTGCGGCGCACTACAGGCGCCGACACCGCTGCAACAAACGAGACAACAGACACGGAGGTCCTCGGCCAGGTCGGCATCATCGCCTCGGTGACGGAATCATTTTGCGCTGCGTGCTCCCGCACGCGCATCACCGCCGATGGAAAGATCCGCACCTGTCTGTTCTCCCAGACCGAAACGGATCTGCTGGGATTGCTGCGTGGTGGGGCGTCGGACGACGAGATCGCCGATACCTGGCAGGCCGCGATGTGGAACAAACCCCGCGCGTACGGCAGCAACGAGGTGACGCTGAACTCGCCGGAGTACGTACAACCGGAGCGCACCATGAGCGCGATCGGCGGCTAGGCTCGGCCACCGCTTTAGGGGTCTGAACCGGGCCTGAACCGGACTCGTAGCGGGGTTATGATCGAGAAGTATGAGCGATCGAGTTAGCCTCCCCACCTCCACCACCACTCCAGAAAGCGCATCTCCGGCGCTGCGCGGCACGGTCGTTGCCGGTCGGCCCCTGTTCGTCGTCGCCGTGGCCAGCGAAGCGGCGGCGCTGCCGGAGGACACTCCCGTGGTTGTCACCGGCATCGGCCGGATCAACGCCACCCTCGTCCTCATCGACGTGCTGCGGCAGTTGGAGCGCATCGGCCAGCTTCCGTCCGAGGTCATCAACATCGGCACGGCCGGGGCCCTATCCCCCGGCATGTCCGGGGTGTACCGCGTCTCGCGGGTGCTGCTGCACGATTTCTCCCACGCCTCCGTGGCTGCGCTCATCGGCCACGATGCCTACCCACCGCTGGACCTCGACGGCGAGGAGCAGGTGACGCTCGCCACCGGGGACACCTTCGTGGACGACGCCGAGACGCGCGATGCCCTTGCACAGCAGGCTGATCTTGTGGACATGGAGGGCTACGCGATCGCACTGGTCGCCCGGCATTTCGAGGTTCCCGTTCAGCTGCTCAAAATCGTCAGCGATTCCGCCGACGCCGCTGCGTCCGAGACGTGGGGCAGGGACGTTCCGCGGCTCGCGCGCGAGCTCGCGCGCCATGAGCTCGTGGCGAAGCACTCCGAGGACCCCGAGTAAGACAACCAAAAGACCGCTGAAACTGGTTGCCCGTCGGGTTACTGAGAAGCGCGGACTGTGGTGGCGTCGACTATCTACTACCATGGTGCGATGTACCGGGATGGATATATTTTCATCCCCGCGCCTCAACACGGCGCGTGAGTCACCACACAGAGAAAGGACCGTGAGCGCAATGGGCATCATGGACAAGGCTAAGGAATTCGCCAACAACGAAGAGAACACCGACAAGGTGCTGGATAAGGGCGCTGAGTTCGCCAAGGACAAGCTCGGCCAGGACAAGGCTGACAAGGTCGACAAGGCTCGCGACGCCATCGACGACAAGCTGGGCGACAACCAGGGCAACGACCAGCAGCAGTAAGAGTCGCAGCAGGCTGCGTCTTTAGCGACACAAGCCCGCCACCATCACGGTTCCTTAGACGGGAGCCGATGAGGTGGCGGGCTTGCGCTTATTCGGGGAGGGCTATGGAGGTGCTGGAAGAGGCGGGAAAAGGCTGTAAGCGGCGTTAGGCCTCGCCAATCTCCGCGAGCGCCTCGCGCATGAGCTGGCCGGCCTGGGTAGGAGTCTTGCCCACGCGCACGCCAGCCTCCTCGAGGGCTTGGCGCTTGGCCTCTGCAGTACCGGAGGATCCGCTGACGATGGCGCCGGCGTGGCCCATGGTCTTGCCCTCGGGAGCGGTGAAGCCGGCGATGTAGCCCACAACGGGCTTCGTGACATTCTCGGCGATGTACTTCGCGGCGTATTCTTCGGCGTCGCCTCCGATCTCGCCGATCATGATGATCGCCTTTGTGTCCGGATCGTTCTGGAAGGCCTCGATGGCGGCGATGTGGGTGGTTCCGATGATGGGGTCGCCGCCAATGCCAACGCAGGTGGTGAAGCCCAGGTCGGAGAGCTCGTGCATCATCTGGTAGGTCAGCGTGCCGGACTTGGACACGAGGCCAATCTTGCCGGGCTCACCGGCCGACTCAGCGGGAATGATGCCCGCGTTGGACTGGCCGGGGGAAATGATGCCGGGGCAGTTCGGACCGATGATGCGAGTGTTAGATTCCTTCGCGAGGGCGAAGAACTCGGCGGTGTCCTTGACGGGCACGCCTTCGGTGATGACGACCGCAAGGGGGATGTTGGCGCGGATCGCTTCTTCGGCTGCGGCCTTGGTGAACTTGGCCGGAACGAAAATGACGGTGACGTTGGCGCCGGTGGCGCTCATGGCCTCGCGGACGGAACCGAAGACGGGGATTTCTTGGCCGTCGCGGAAGGTGACGGTCTCCCCCGCCTTCTTCGGGTTGACACCGCCGACGATGGCGGAGCCCGAGTCGAGCATGCGCTGCGTGTGCTTCATGCCCTCGGATCCGGTCATGCCTTGGACGATGATTTTGGAATCGCTATCGAGGAAAATAGCCATCTGGGTGTTGTCCTTGCTCTTTTCTTGAGTCCGTGGTCGGGAAACGGGGGCGGTCTAGTTGTTGTCTGCAGCCAGTTCCGCTGCTGCGCGCGCTGCGCTGTCCATGGTGTCTTCGCGCTGCAGGCCGGGCACGTTGGCTTCGTCGAGGATCTGGCGGCCCTTTTCTGCGTTGTTACCGTCGAGGCGAACCACGAGCGGCTTGGGAGTAATGCCGTCGGCCTCTAGGATGCGGTAGGCCTGCACGATGCCCTTGGCTACCTCGTCGCAGGCGGTGATGCCACCGAAAACGTTGACAAACACGGACTTCACTTGGTCATCACCGAGGATGACTTCCAGACCATTGGCCATGACCTCCGCGTTAGCGCCGCCGCCGATGTCGAGGAAGTTGGCGGGCTTGGGCTGGCCGGGCAGGTCCTCGCCGGCGTAGGCGACCACGTCCAGGGTGGACATGACCAATCCGGCACCGTTGCCGATGATGCCCACGGAGCCGTCAAGCTTGACGTAGTTCAGGCCCATCTTCTGGGCCTTGAGCTCGAGGGGGTTGACCGCGCTGTGGTCCTCCAGCTCGCTGTGCTCCGGGTGGCGGAACCGGGCATTGTCATCGAGGGACACTTTGCCGTCGAGGGCGAGGATCTCGCCGGAGGCGGTCTTGACCAGTGGGTTGACCTCAACGAGTGTGGCGTCTTCGCTCGTGTAGACGTCGTAGAGTTTCTTGAACACGGGGACGAGCTTCTTGACGTCCTCGTCATCGAAACCGGCTTCCTGCGCCATCTCGCGGGCGAGGGTGTCGGTCATGCCGTCGAGTGGGGAAAAGTTCCGGCGCACCAAAGCCTCGGGGCGCTCCTTGGCGAGCTGCTCGATTTCCACGCCACCCTCCTTAGAGAGCATGGCCATGTAACGGCGCTTCGTGCGGTCCAGGAGTATGGAGAAGTAGTATTCCTCGGCGATGTCGGCGCCCTCGGCGACCATCACCTTGCGCACCACGTGGCCTTTGATGTTGAGCCCGAGGATCGCATCTGCCGCGTCTGCCGCCTCCTGGGGCGAGTGGGCGAGCTTTACGCCACCTGCCTTGCCACGACCGCCAACCTTGACTTGAGCTTTGACGACGACGGTCCCGCCGAGTGTGCTGGCGGCCTGCTCTGCTTGGGTAGGTGATGTGGCGACGACGCCTTTGAGGACGGGGACTTTGTGCTTGTCGAAGAGATCTCGAGCTTGGTACTCGTATAGATCCACGTGGATTCTCCGTTCGTGCTTCAGCGTTGAGGTTCGAGCAGCGGTGAGTGCTGTCTGCGCCCATCGTATGAGAGTTCGGAGACCGATGTGGGTGAAAGCTCATCTGTGATGTCTTTTCGACAGAGCAGGACCCCCGCCAACGAATGACGTTGGCGGGGGTCCACAAAACGTTTTCTTTGTCAGCTATACGCCTCTGACACTGCCGTAGCTGGGTAATGCGCTGAGGCGATGAGACGCTGAGGCGACGAGATCTAGCGTGAAGAACCTTGCGTGGAAGGTTTAGTACAGCTGGCCGGCGATGATGTCGCCCATGGCGTATTCACCTGCGACCGTCGGGTGGTTCGGCATGGGGCCACGCACCGGGTCCTGGAATCCAGCGGTCCAGCGCTGAGCCGGATCGGGCTGGCAGGTGCCGTGGCCGATGCTGGCCTGGTACACGTCGATGAACTTGGCACCGCTTGCCTCTGCAGCCAAGCGGATGGAGTCGCGCAGACCCTCCTGGATCTTGGTGCCACCCGGAGCCGGGATCGGCACATTCACCGGCACGGGGCCCAGCTGCTGGTTGAACAGACACAGCTGGTCGTTGGTGGCGTACTCCGGGTAGGAAGCCAGGACAACCTCAGCGTTCGGGGCGACCTGGTGCACACGGTTCACGACATCCTGGATCAGACCGCGAAACAGAGTGGGGTTGGTGTTGACCTGGCCGGCGAGCACGCTGGCAGTGTCGAACCACTGCACAGTGTCCATACCGCCGTACATGAGGACGACCTTCTCGGTCTGGGGTGCCAAATCACCGTAGGCGATGGCCGACTCCAGGTACGCCTTGAGCTGAACCATCGGCATACCACCGGTGCCGTTGCAGGACCAGTCACCCACAGACTTGTTCAGCTTCGCACCAGCAATCTTGGGCCAGTTCTCCATGTCGGTGAGGCAATTAGCCACCCACGGAACCTGACCGGACTGCAGACCACGAGGGCCACCCTTGCCGGCATTGGCGGTGAAGGAATCGCCGAATGCCACGATCTGCTTCGGTCCTGCCGGGGGAAGGTTGGAGCTACCCGCGCCCGGAACCAGGGGCACAGGTGATCCCGGCGCAGGCAGGGCCGGCACAGCGGGGAGCGGGGGCAGAGCGGGGGCAGCGGGCTGAGCAACCGCCGCGGACGCTCCGAAACTCATCCCCAAGACGGAAAGAGCCGCTACGGCAGCCACTCGTGCAGAGTGAAAGATTTTCTTCGTCATGACAAATAAAAGTATTATCGTTTCGACCCCAGGGTCAAGCCGATCGCCGTCCTGATACTCATATTTCCTTAACTTCACTCACAGTTGAGTTCAATATATTTTCATGCACGATGTAATAGATTCGTTACATTCTGCTGCTCAGCGGGCATGTTCGATTCCAAAACGGACACG
Encoded here:
- a CDS encoding pyridoxamine 5'-phosphate oxidase family protein, encoding MTTYEQLAYDSFVRRRQASIGTTLPERVGPFEFDPADLALIRGADSFFLSTVTGAGWPYVQHRGGPRGFVHVLGERQLGWLEMAGNNQYVTTGNVDRDGRVAMFFIDYPTRTRLKVFGHAKVVELDEDPDLVATLRDLGDREIRSKVLRAMVVDVVAADRNCTKHIKPRWDKEQVDERIDLYRADIRALKEELEAARAELQSARAELRDARKQQERGC
- a CDS encoding formate/nitrite transporter family protein, which encodes MGETTPTQPREIPAGAFNEAATKAARKKTGLFTHDLPRYSVRAILAGAYLTLGTAFAAVGGAAAEKVAPGTGAFVFGMLFFIGLASILLLGAELATGTMMFMCFGASRRELSWPKALLIIVVTTVFNLVGAILVAVIIGQSAKLGGIGPDHLLGTLTEGKLTKTPTGIFLEATAANFVVNMAVVGSLLIKDYAGKFFFTQFVIGIFVVLGLDHLIANFSLFSLSFFTIDGGLPHLDPAHVLTNWGMAFLGNLLGGGVLIGSLYAWLNRGENAGAQGYRD
- a CDS encoding molybdopterin molybdotransferase MoeA, with protein sequence MSHTRTPEEHLAEVSRTLRELCPRPVVTLPASRTIGRTLAAAVAAPQDSPAFDNSQMDGYALSAEHLSGGVFPVGPTIAAGADPSRLYPDAISTHLAPIMTGARIPAGTAAIVPVERCDPPEFVTGGNVRIPATDRGQFIRRAGSDLAKGAELFPAGHRVNARTVGAAALLGVQDLPVLRPARVVICTGGEEIGGSGAAQIPDANGPMLAALCDRHHIEVAAHISTSDSPEALEAALTSAISEYRPDAIITSGGISHGKFEVVRQVLEPHGGWFGHVSQQPGGPQGLATFRDTPVICLPGNPVSTAVSFRLFVAPTLGEAQPPFTTIAGEDVQGIAGRECFVRGGVENKEGTLRSRPIGGRGSHLLAQSATATVLLRIPADTLVREGESVETYWL
- a CDS encoding ABC transporter permease → MSVKSRNLATPRWLLPFAVVGLLVVAGPLVGLVASIPWSQVPQLVSTQEARQAFVLSLVTATVSTVVCVVLGFPLSLWLRRWFALADRRGSGPLSGFSKAAVAAVQLLVYAPLVLSPVVSGLAMIFFWGRRGIVGGWLDSVGIHLAYTTLGVMMVQVFVSLPFFVATTVTALAAIPRRLEEAAATEGASRTETLRHIVIPLAAPGMATGAVLSFARSLSEFGATITFAGNIAGESRTIPLLVSLGLSSGDMDQALGACILLLGIYLFVIAAVVAVRVISAVSRASTASRISSVGRTS
- the modA gene encoding molybdate ABC transporter substrate-binding protein, giving the protein MTPTPDNPQRTDASTQKRQLLVWILRIGVLVAVLALAIAGLGACSSEDNGSGKESGNGSSNPSTASAERAAVSGPATIFAAASMKPVGDELTAVFTAAYPDASLTWSYGGSSDLVRQIEQGAPADVFISANQKNMTKALSTQDFEGAQAHVIATNTLVLALPQGNPGHINSIEDLSGKRVAICAPQVPCGTIAHSALEAKGITLDKPSEEPNVASVSTKVATGEVDAGFMYSTDVKAQADKGVTAIDINGVEPNQYPVALTTRGRDNATAKAFTEWLNTDTAQQILARYGFTPAT
- the moaA gene encoding GTP 3',8-cyclase MoaA, translated to MVSPTAPRLLADQFGRVADDLRISLIDKCNLRCTYCMPAEGMEWLPTGDLLTAEEAVRLADIGVRTFGVKDIRFTGGEPLVRKDLADIIAGVRELHPGVSIALTTNALGLDKRIDSLVRAGLTRINVSLDTIRRDTFATITRRDRLDQVVSGIDAARRAGLAPIKVNAVMMRGLNDGQAPELLQWCLDRDLQLRFIEQMPLDADRHWARENLVSAQEIRDSLATRFDLSPHPAPRGSAPAQLWDVRRTTGADTAATNETTDTEVLGQVGIIASVTESFCAACSRTRITADGKIRTCLFSQTETDLLGLLRGGASDDEIADTWQAAMWNKPRAYGSNEVTLNSPEYVQPERTMSAIGG
- a CDS encoding nucleosidase → MSDRVSLPTSTTTPESASPALRGTVVAGRPLFVVAVASEAAALPEDTPVVVTGIGRINATLVLIDVLRQLERIGQLPSEVINIGTAGALSPGMSGVYRVSRVLLHDFSHASVAALIGHDAYPPLDLDGEEQVTLATGDTFVDDAETRDALAQQADLVDMEGYAIALVARHFEVPVQLLKIVSDSADAAASETWGRDVPRLARELARHELVAKHSEDPE
- a CDS encoding antitoxin translates to MGIMDKAKEFANNEENTDKVLDKGAEFAKDKLGQDKADKVDKARDAIDDKLGDNQGNDQQQ
- the sucD gene encoding succinate--CoA ligase subunit alpha, coding for MAIFLDSDSKIIVQGMTGSEGMKHTQRMLDSGSAIVGGVNPKKAGETVTFRDGQEIPVFGSVREAMSATGANVTVIFVPAKFTKAAAEEAIRANIPLAVVITEGVPVKDTAEFFALAKESNTRIIGPNCPGIISPGQSNAGIIPAESAGEPGKIGLVSKSGTLTYQMMHELSDLGFTTCVGIGGDPIIGTTHIAAIEAFQNDPDTKAIIMIGEIGGDAEEYAAKYIAENVTKPVVGYIAGFTAPEGKTMGHAGAIVSGSSGTAEAKRQALEEAGVRVGKTPTQAGQLMREALAEIGEA
- the sucC gene encoding ADP-forming succinate--CoA ligase subunit beta; translated protein: MDLYEYQARDLFDKHKVPVLKGVVATSPTQAEQAASTLGGTVVVKAQVKVGGRGKAGGVKLAHSPQEAADAADAILGLNIKGHVVRKVMVAEGADIAEEYYFSILLDRTKRRYMAMLSKEGGVEIEQLAKERPEALVRRNFSPLDGMTDTLAREMAQEAGFDDEDVKKLVPVFKKLYDVYTSEDATLVEVNPLVKTASGEILALDGKVSLDDNARFRHPEHSELEDHSAVNPLELKAQKMGLNYVKLDGSVGIIGNGAGLVMSTLDVVAYAGEDLPGQPKPANFLDIGGGANAEVMANGLEVILGDDQVKSVFVNVFGGITACDEVAKGIVQAYRILEADGITPKPLVVRLDGNNAEKGRQILDEANVPGLQREDTMDSAARAAAELAADNN
- a CDS encoding GDSL-type esterase/lipase family protein; the encoded protein is MTKKIFHSARVAAVAALSVLGMSFGASAAVAQPAAPALPPLPAVPALPAPGSPVPLVPGAGSSNLPPAGPKQIVAFGDSFTANAGKGGPRGLQSGQVPWVANCLTDMENWPKIAGAKLNKSVGDWSCNGTGGMPMVQLKAYLESAIAYGDLAPQTEKVVLMYGGMDTVQWFDTASVLAGQVNTNPTLFRGLIQDVVNRVHQVAPNAEVVLASYPEYATNDQLCLFNQQLGPVPVNVPIPAPGGTKIQEGLRDSIRLAAEASGAKFIDVYQASIGHGTCQPDPAQRWTAGFQDPVRGPMPNHPTVAGEYAMGDIIAGQLY